Genomic DNA from Magnolia sinica isolate HGM2019 chromosome 4, MsV1, whole genome shotgun sequence:
TTAGCAATCagcgtcaaacttatgccataactttccAACACGTGTCCGAACAACATGACATTCCGAACTCATGCAAGGACATTCCCTATAGTGGCGCGCTACACTGGAACCTGGCTGCAGTGGGAAGTGGGCTAGGGTTGGCTACGGCATCCCCAGTTGCGCCTCGCTGCAATAGCACCTGGTTGCAGTGAGAGGTAGGCAAGGGACTTCCCGCACCATTCTGGATGTGTGTAGGTAAAGAAGCTAGTCCAAGAGAATAGAATTCATCTTGCCACATGGAATATAAGAACATTGATCTGTAAGTGTATGGCATTGGTAGGATGCAATGAAACAAAGGAGAGTTAACATAACTTGCATTCAAGAGACCAAGTGGAAAGGGACCAAAACGTGAGAATTTGATGGATATAAGCTTTGGTATATAGGAAAAGACAGTAATAGAAATGGGGAGGGATAGTGGTAGATCAATATTTAAAGGATATAGTTGTAGATGTTAAGAGAGTAAGTGGTAGGATTTTAACCTAAAAACTTGTGTTAGGAGAGGAGGTAATCAACCTAATTAGTGCATATGTGCCACAGGTAGGGTCAGATGATAGAATCAAGAGACATTTCTAGAAGGATATGGAtaaaggtattcaataacagtaatggtggccattACAACCATCGCCGTTATTGTTCgtaccttcttcttctctctctctctctctctctctctctctctctcttttttttggggggggggggggcgctgtGGCTTACATTTTTCCAAAACGGACATTATGTAACCGTTTTTCCACACCATGATATGGATAGTCACATGGGAAAAGAAAGAGGATATGAGACCGTACGTGGATGAAATGGTTTTGAGAGAAGAAATATGATAGGGGAAGCTATTCTTGATTTCACTATGTCATGCAATCTACCTCTAGCACTCTAGCAAAGACATACTTTAAAAAGGCAGATAaacatttaataactttcaaaagtgGATCATATACAAACCAAATAGATTGCTCTCTACTTATGAAGACAAAACAATCAATATGTAAGAATTGCAAGGTGATTTCTGGAAGGAGTTTGACCATGCAACATATATTAATGGTTATGGATGCTTACATTAAGAGACTGAAGAAACAGAATGAAATaaatagatgtccaaaaattaggtggtggaatttaaaaggagagaaaaCAATGTCATTCAACAATAAATaaatggaagaaagtgaaatgtCAAGGAAGTAAATTTTATGTGGAATAAGATGCCTGAGTACGTTAGGAATGTGGCAAAAGATGTTCTAGGAGAGTATCTAGAGGGAAAAGCCCATTATATAAGGACACTTGGTGTTGGAATGACGGTGTACAAAAAGCTATTAATGACAAATGTTCACATTTCCAATCCTAGAAAGGAACCAGAAACAATAAAAAtcataaataatataaaaaaaaatgccaaaaataTTGTTAAGAAAGTAGCGAGCTTAAACTTATaatgatctttacaatagatttGAGGACAACAAGTGAAGGTGAGAAATATGTCTTCATATTTGCAAAAACACGAGAGAGAGGAAGAGTATGGACttagatcatgttagatgcattacGAGCGATGACCAGAGAGTGATAGTGAAGGGCAATGCGATCAATGAAAGGTTGAGAAGCTATTTTCAGAACTTGTTAATGCCAATCACTTTGAGAGCATAGGCATAGAAGtaaccataaactcaaatgatgTTATAGTCTATAGATACTTCTCTAGGATTACAATATcaaaagtgaaagaagctttgagaaagataaAAACATGAAAGGCCCTTGAACCAAATGGTATACCATaaaggtaatgcaggggcattttcatactgggctcgagtggggtcgcctgttagatgcaagggcacactcggggtgggtgacccatgcgatttggggcccatgggggaggtctcgtgttcgagactccttaccagggataattaatgtgcatttcacacagggctcaagtggggtagctcgTGAGATGCGGGGagacacttggggtgggcggctcatgtgatttggggcccacgaagggggttcagccgaagtcttaacccatgagatgtggggcctgggttatgagataaaaggattaatttgccatactctaacagttcgagcttttagagcaagtaggtaattatcttgcatcaaattggtatcagagcgggaggtctcgtgttcgagactcctcaccaggggtgattaatgcaggggcattttcatactgggctcgagtggggtcgcttgttagatgcaggggcacactcggggtgggtgacccatgcgatttggggctcaCGGGGGAGGGCTTGTATTCAAGACTCCTTACCAGgtgtgattaatgcgcatttcacaacaggctcaagtggggtagcccgtgggatgtggggacacacttagtgtgggcgacccatgtgatttggggcccacaaagggggtttggccgaggtcctaacccatgagatgcgaggcctgggctatgagataaagggattaattcgccaaactctaacagttcaagcttttagagcaagtggttaattgtcctgcatcaaaaggtTTCAAAATGCATGGTATATGTTGGGTTATTTTCATTGATAAAGTTATTCAAAACAACAATAGGATCGAAGAAAACGCTAGacaaatggaggaaaagtactGCGGTATCTATTTAGAAGAGTACATGAGAGAGAAAGTTATACTAactatcatgggattaaacttgTGAGCTATATTATGACAATTTGGGAAATAGTGACTGAGCAAAAACAAAGGCATGAGATGAATGCATCAGAAAATTAGTTTGGTTTTATGCCATGGAGGTCTACCATTGAagttattttcctacttagacaatggATAAAGAAATATATGGAgagaagaaaggatctccacatcaaggtattcaaaattggttacataacggctgttacataaCGGTAACGATGATAACTATTACGCATTACGGAGCCGAAacggccgtaacggctgttacagagaAAAAAGGCTGTAAAGGCCCCGTAACGGCACCGTAACGAACTTATAatggtttttccaaaaaaaaaaaaaaaggggccataacggccgatatgagtgttgtaacagccgttatggcccgtatcatAATGGCAACAGTGGTTGCTGTTATGGCtaccgttaccgttttggaataccttgctccacatggtctttattgacttaagGAAAGCTTACAATggggtccctagagagttaaccTAGTCGTCGGTGGGAAAGAAAGGAATTTCAAGAAGAGAGGGAGCAGTAACAAATGTGATGAACACTAACAGAGAGACAAGTGCATTCCCAATTACTGTAGGCTTGCACAGAAGTCAGCATTGAGCATGCACCTTTAACATTATTATGGACAAATTAATGAGGCATTTATAGGAATATCCCATGGTgcatgttgtttgtagatgacataaGTTTGATAGGGATGGCGAAAACACAcaactagatttatggaggggtgctttaAAATCTAAGAGATTTAAACTTAGTTTGACTTAAATAGAATATATGGAGTGAAATTTTAGTGACAATATGAGTGGGAATGAGGAAGTTAATATTGTTGACCAAgatgtttcccaaaatgaccactttcaatataTTGGGTTGATAATAATTCATAAGAGTGGAGACATTGAGAAGGAAGTTACCCAAGAGGGGTGGAAGAAATGgggatgtgcctctagagttttatgtgattgttgtgCACCACTCAAAACAAAAAGGGGAATTTAAGAGGATGGCTATAGGATCAGCCATGCTTTATCGGACAAAATGTTGAGTATATAGCTGAAACGAGGATGTTGGGATGAATGAGCGGCAAGGCAACGATTGACttaaaaatgaatgcattcaagggaacttaggagtagcactagTAAGCAATAAGACGATGGAAAGTAGATTTAGAtcattagatggtttggtcaggTGCAACAAAAACCAAACAATTGGGCCAATtatgagtgagttggtacaagttggaAGGCGCTttgaaagggcaaggggaaggcccaaaaggatgtggtggaggtagtaagaagagACTTGATTACCGATGGTcttaactaaagttatggcccttgagagagtggaatggtggaaaaggattcatgtagctgaccccaattagttggtgtaaggcatagatgatgatgacaacggCAATGATTTCACCCATGCATTATGGCAAAACAAGAAACATAAAAACAAGCCAATTTCCAATCCACAAAAAATGGCCCAAAATGATATTGAAGCCATTTTCATTCACGACACGGAAAAATTTTAATCTTAACAAAAtgtcaatttcatgttaagatCTGGAGTTCAAGTCAGGTTCTGGAAATACCCCTAAATTGATTTCCCAAATTTGTGCCTGTGGTGACTTCATATTGAACTCagtaagtagttttttttttttttttttgaaaggtgactcACTAGTTGGGGCAGTgaggggaatatatatatatatatatatatataaaaccaaatATCATGTTTGCAGAGAACCATTCTACCAGCTTCTAATTCTCAAGGTACTCCTAAACATACTGCTTATAGAATTCTGGTAACAAGCAATCTGCATAAAAGATTGCTGGTTATGATGCAGTGATTTCCAAGAAATCGAGACATAATTTTATCTCATCCAAATGAAAGAATGTTAACGTTGGTGTTAAACTCAATTCTATACAACCATAACTATGCAACCACCTACATAAGAACTAAAAGCTAGAACGAGATTACAGAAGTGATTAAACTAAAGGATTTCAGTGAGATGCAAGCATCAAAACTACATCTACGTGATAAAGAATAACACAGACCCATGTTTGGACACTTCAAGAAAGAACAAGTTATGGATGCACACGTGCAATTTGGGCACATGATGAATGACAGATGCAGACCCAGTTCTTCCATTTGGTGCGTACACTGGGATTGAACATGTTAATCTCATTTTCACAACCCTTAGTTTGTATAAACAAATTGAACATGAGGTTCAACTACCAAATCCTATATGCATCGATCGAACAATGCCCCAAATTGATATTTCTACTGTTATAAACTAATGTTCTCTAATGATTAGAATTGAAGAGAAATGTAGTACACATGAGTAAAGTAGTATTATATGATCACAAACTATGTTAAAAAGAATAATTCAAGAACATGAAAGAAGCGGAAATAATTCATTAAAACTCACCTGAAGGATTTTAACTCTACCAGCAACATCAGGCCTATCAACTGTAACCTGCCGATCAAACCTTCCAGGCCTCAGCAACGCAGCATCAAGCACATCTGGCCTGTTTGTGGCAGCCAACACAATCACCCCACTGTTGCCGGAAAATCCATCCATCTCCGTCAGCAGCTGATTAATAGTCTGCTCCCTTTCGTCGTTCCCACCACCGAGCCCAGCCCCACGCTGCCGGCCCACTgcatcaatctcatcaataaacacaatacATGGAGCCTTTGACTTTGCCTTCTCAAACAAATCACGAACTCTTGATGCCCCGACACCCACGAACAGCTCAACAAATTCAGATGCTGCGCAAGAGAAGAATGGGACACCGGCTTCTCCGGCAACAGCCCGGGCCAGAAGGGTCTTTCCAGTCCCAGGTGGGCCCACCAGAAGACACCCTTTCGGGATCTTTGCACCCAGTGCTGTATATTTATCTGGGTTCTTCAAGAAATCGACAACCTCCTGCAATTCAAGCTTGGCCTGGTCAGCCCCCGCGACATCAGAAAAGGACACACCAGTTTCAGGGACCTCCTGGAACTTGGACTTGGACCGTCCAAAATCCATTGGCCCGCCGAGGCCACCAGGCCCTCCTGGACCACCCTGGGCGCGgcggaagaggaagaagaggccaGCAAAGGCGAGGAATGGGAAAAGAAGATTTCCGATGAAATTGAAGAGTCCGTTGCCAGAGTCACCTTCGGAGACAGAGATGTCGACGCCGTTCATAGCAAGAATATCAATAAGGTCGGGGTCATTAGGGACAGTGACAGTGGCCCGGCGGCCATCAACGGCTGTGAGCTGGAGTCCACTCCCATCCTTGCTGAAGCGGACTCGCTCAACCTTTCCTCTCTTGACGGCATTGAGGAATTCACTGTATCGCCATTGGGACCCTTCGGGAAGATCGGATGACTGAGATTGAGTCTTGGGGGCTGTGAGGAGTAGAGATTGGGCGAAAGGTGAAGAAGGTGAGCTGGGTTTTGTGGCCTCTGCTTGCATGGGAGGTGCGAAGGATGGAGGGGTAGTGGGGCCATTGTTGTCCAAGGCAAAAGCCGGAGGGGTATTTTGAGAAAGGGTGGAGAAGAGGATAGCGGCTAATGTGGCTTGAGATGAGAAATTAAAGAGATTGGAAGAGTTTTGGGAATTGGGTTTTTTGTTATTAGGAGGAAGGAGGAGAGATTTGGGGGATTTGGAATGCTttatggagagaaagagagaaggtagAGATGGAATTGAAGTGGGTGTCTTGTGATGGAGCTTGGTGCCATAGAAGGGGGTTGAAAGGAGAGGATTTGCTATTGATGAGGccatctgtctctctctctcgaatTCAGTGAGCTTTGGCTCTTGGGGTTGAAGATAGAGTGAGGGGAATGGATGGGTTTGGGTTTTGCTGCTGTCTGTTGGGGAATGGGAATGGAAGGATGCGTCTATCTATATATATGCGTGGCTGTGTGGCCTTTATGTGATGTATACCACCGTACTGAAAAATGGTGATGAGCACTCATGTAGGCCTCTCAATACTATCCAAGCTTTTGGCACGCCGATTTTGCAATCCTAGCCATTAATTTGAtgactatcaaatgaatggttaaaatataGTAATGAGCAGCTTAAACTTTAAATTTTGCTCCACAGCCAATTGAGTTAGTgacttggacggtgtggatagctgGGCAGTTTTGCTACGGAGACAGTTGAGGAGTGCATGGCTGTTTCTAAGATGGTGGTACACTATCACATATGTCTTTCGTGTTTTCTTAGATTTGACTGTGGCGTGGAAGGCTACAGCAGGCGTATGTGCTTTTCTGGGCTGTGTGTGAAATGGGTAGACATACGTGGGCATTTCATTTCCATGAATTTAAATGGGGCTGCATGTAGATATTGTGAGGGAGGAAGAAAAAGGCCAAAAGGGATGGGGCCTTCTATGCATTTTCTAGAGGTATTGGCTGTGGAGGTCGGATAGAACATGTACACatgattttctttaattttcttattttatttgggGCAAAATCCACGGGAATCTATATTTTACCGATAATGCCTCCATTAGAAATGAGATGAAACTACTGTTTTAAGGGATGAAATTTCAAAAATACCTTATTTAATTTTGAAGGTGTGTATTCGCTTTAGCATTCAGTTACTTGCAACTTCTATGAAGCCGGGCATATATAGACACCCcactcaaaataaaaataaaactattcTTCAACTTTAATCAagctttaataaaaaaatatccatATGACTTGACGCTCATCGTGTGGCTATATAAGTTTGGAGGGGTATAACCCGAGCGATTTCCATTCGATCATGACCATACTTCATCCTGATATATCCGTCTCTAGCTAGCCCAAAAGGCTACTAAAGTCCAAATTAGCCAGCCAATTAGGGTCCTTGGAAAGGTCAGAGAATGATCAGTGGATTGGATTGGCGGGACCGTAACCCATTTAGATTGGATGGTGGCCGATTGTCCGATGTGTCTAATAGCCACGAATCAATCAAAACACAACTTTCAAACTCCaactgtaaaaaataaataaattctgtaaaaccctaaaccctaaaggTAAAACCGAAAGAATCCTGAATATGACCATCGGATCTAATCAACTGACATTAATCTAAGTGAGCTGTAAAGCTAGAACATGCACTATAACTCCCATAAACCCCAGGACCACCATACATGTCAGCTAATACGGTACGGAGAAAGGCAATCTCTAAATATAGGCCCTTGAACGGCTGATCAAAGAAAGGCACAAAAAATACAAGATACTTTGATATCAAAGTGAGCGTATTGATAAAACGGAAacctaaggggttgtttggcgcatggaattagatggtattaagtaGGAAGGAACTTTAAATCCCTAGGTttgaactcaagtgggtcatacttgAGGAAAGAGTTGGGAAAGaatttcctactgttgaaaccttcccaagcaGGATTTGCGAAATCCATGGGATTTCCTCCTAAAAGCATGAGTTAGGAAGTTCTTACACTGGGAAGGGAGGtggggcctatcttgatatttgtgaggaatccatcccatccatcagttttataagatcattttaggtaagtgacaaaaaatgaggtagatttaaaactcaagtgggccacacaagagaaaTCAATGGAGATTGAGTGACCACAATTGAAACATTCAAAtgatcacaaaagttttatatcatgaTAAAGTTTTTATGGCTAGTTCATCCCCGCATGAATGAATTTATAAACGGTTgtaatgacatataaacatcattgtggagctcgggaaggtttcaacggtagaaaatttTTTCCTCACTCTTTCGTctcatatgacccacttgagttttggattgcctGAATTTTAGtagcatgtcctgaaatgatctcacaaaacggatggacgaggtggattactcaccaacatcaaggtgggccctatcttACTTCTCACCGTAGTTTTCAAACACGGTTTCGAGATTGGTAGTTGTTTTCCATGTACAACCAAACAATGAATCAAAACATGTATTTAAGCTCCACATCCTACATGATCCAAACACCAAAGTGAATAGCTCACTCCCATGGTATTAAGAGACAATTTGCAGACAATTGCATTTATTGCAAAAAAGCATTTTGATTACACTTAAAACTCTTTGTAATATGCCATGTTTGACTTTATACTTTAAAGTAGTCATAAACACTTTACACTTGTAACTCTTTATAgttggcagagagagagagagagagagagagagagagagagagagagagagagagagagagagagagagagatggaattgCGAGAGCGTCTCAAAGCAACTAGTGGTGCATGTCAAGTCGAGCCAAAGTTTGCGCGCCGCTATCAATTCAAGATACATGTGCTAAAATCGCTCCGATCCCCTACCAATCATAAAATTGATTCGCTAGCAAGCTGGCAGGGCGAATAACGATTTAATTAAAGCATATATGATATGTGCTTCGAGCCTAGTatgattttctattttatttgattttggtttcCTTTGTTATTAATTTCTCAACATATGGCACATATATCTATAGATAGCCCATCTTAAGCTAATAAGTTGATAGAGTTTGAATGAATTGATGGACAAccgaaccccaatcctaaaccctaaccctaaaagccTAAATCATAAGAATCCGAGTACTAAACCCTAAACTTAACCCATTCAACACAGTTAACCCAGTCATTCCGATCAGCCCAACCCTAAACCCTTAGGAACCCAAAAACCCTAGAGCCTTGAGTTAACTCAGCGAGTCAACTACTTGATTAACTCTCCCAGTCAGCATACCTAACCCTACAACCCAAttaactcacctagttaagtccaaaatcaaatacaaacCCAAGCCCAAAACTAAACCCACGGAGAAATGGCTGAAAAATCAAAGCAACAACCTTCACAATAAAACCTCTACATGTTTGGAGGAGGTAGCTTGTTAAAGTaaggagtccaagtggggaccgATGGCA
This window encodes:
- the LOC131243281 gene encoding ATP-dependent zinc metalloprotease FTSH, chloroplastic-like; protein product: MASSIANPLLSTPFYGTKLHHKTPTSIPSLPSLFLSIKHSKSPKSLLLPPNNKKPNSQNSSNLFNFSSQATLAAILFSTLSQNTPPAFALDNNGPTTPPSFAPPMQAEATKPSSPSSPFAQSLLLTAPKTQSQSSDLPEGSQWRYSEFLNAVKRGKVERVRFSKDGSGLQLTAVDGRRATVTVPNDPDLIDILAMNGVDISVSEGDSGNGLFNFIGNLLFPFLAFAGLFFLFRRAQGGPGGPGGLGGPMDFGRSKSKFQEVPETGVSFSDVAGADQAKLELQEVVDFLKNPDKYTALGAKIPKGCLLVGPPGTGKTLLARAVAGEAGVPFFSCAASEFVELFVGVGASRVRDLFEKAKSKAPCIVFIDEIDAVGRQRGAGLGGGNDEREQTINQLLTEMDGFSGNSGVIVLAATNRPDVLDAALLRPGRFDRQVTVDRPDVAGRVKILQVHSRGKALAKDVDFDKIARRTPGFTGADLQNLMNEAAILAARRDLKEISKDEIADALERIIAGPEKKNAVVSEEKKKLVAYHEAGHALVGALMPEYDPVAKISIIPRGQAGGLTFFAPSEERLESGLYSRSYLENQMAVALGGRVAEEVIFGKENVTTGASNDFMQVSRVARQMVERFGFSKKIGQVAIGGPGGNPFLGQQMSSQKDYSMATADVVDSEVRELVEKAYSRAKEIITTQIDILHKLAQLLIEKETVDGEEFMSLFIDGKAELFVA